A window of Cryptomeria japonica chromosome 3, Sugi_1.0, whole genome shotgun sequence contains these coding sequences:
- the LOC131060216 gene encoding uncharacterized protein LOC131060216 produces MEWAKCSNQNSAMLLLDFEKAYDRIEWKFILMMLEAFGFPSFFCSAVQTLLKDASAQVEINGILSPSFPLSRSIRQGCPLAPALFVISSEALFYILRDASLSPVVKGISLPNNDMLINCQFADDTALFFELSEENFSVLKGKLDLFCSASGARISPAKSICLGWEDQPPEWFSCSGLQWGGPKKIVKYLGIPFSVDPGLRSMWLWVRDKILNKLNKWHNRTLSLAGRIQVCQKIFSSYSIYYSSAWLFSNYQIQDIQSAIRSFLWSDGKGNKKCHAVRWAWCHVDKSFGGLGLKDLKLQGIALSAKWIFLSLNGDCPWKVLVRHNIERGYPKKAKSWKNLPFGDLLLGEFPVAVQGSMVFKAIWKAWEQVRDHIMNKSWYHQGSLHGERSIWWNLVINGKPLALMQGCSARSWAKKGIKQFADLFEGDLLPSWDAIKSKFDIPDSQRRTYNMVRQASRHLPSVCNVDSLRHLHCLWPGGVAMDCLKAKHIHSVINQNKDIFSHVNSTWHLSLDDKMWSKVFQRLWKSPVEPKINCFRWLVLLDRLPIKRFSTDSDSHFDLCNLCKVPETGKHILFYCLFAKEIWNRFGIIYPFNMSILNIISGYVPGLHKDSNLFWNMLSSNILWQIWKCRNEEKFQGKPRVLTEFFRKLTHFKNFLQVHVTMMVERKKLKRFIQCGASFYFHELKNGPLWRRTLDDLHAFEVACEKIKDEIRKNGNPRLDELSLLAQVQAHKDLVWMDGPLGWVAWVDRSLDILS; encoded by the coding sequence ATGGAGTGGGCTAAGTGCTCCAATCAGAATTCGGCCATGCTGCTTCTTGACTTTGAAAAGGCttatgataggattgaatggaaGTTTATTCTTATGATGTTGGAGGcttttggttttccttcatttttttgtAGTGCTGTTCAGACCTTGCTCAAGGATGCCTCAGCTCAAGTTGAAATAAATGGTATTCTTTCGCCCTCATTTCCGCTCAGTAGGTCTATAAGGCAGGGTTGTCCGCTTGCCCCTGCTCTCTTTGTTATTTCTTCTGAGGCTCTGTTTTACATTCTCCGGGATGCCTCTCTTTCTCCTGTGGTCAAAGGTATTAGTCTCCCCAACAATGATATGCTTATTAACTGTCAGTTCGCCGATGATACTGCTCTGTTTTTCGAGCTCTCCGAAGAGAATTTTAGTGTCCTTAAAGGGAAACTTGATCTTTTTTGTTCTGCCTCTGGTGCTCGCATATCCCCTGCCAAGTCGATCTGTTTGGGTTGGGAAGATCAACCTCCTGAGTGGTTTTCTTGTTCTGGTCTTCAGTGGGGTGGTCCTAAGAAAATTGTTAAATATCTCGGTATTCCTTTTTCTGTAGATCCTGGTCTTAGAAGCATGTGGCTGTGGGTTAGAGATAAAATTCTTAACAAGCTTAATAAATGGCATAATAGAACTTTGTCTCTGGCCGGTCGTATTCAAGTGTGTCAGAAAATTTTTTCCTCTTATAGTATCTACTATTCTTCAGCTTGGTTATTCAGTAACTACCAGATCCAAGACATTCAGAGCGCCATCAGATCTTTCCTCTGGTCCGATGGTAAAGGTAATAAGAAGTGTCATGCTGTCAGGTGGGCTTGGTGTCATGTGGACAAGTCCTTTGGTGGTTTAGGGCTTAAGGACCTGAAACTCCAAGGGATTGCCCTCTCCGCCAAGTGGATATTTCTCTCTTTGAATGGTGACTGCCCGTGGAAAGTGCTTGTTAGGCACAACATAGAGAGAGGTTATCCCAAGAAAGCTAAGTCTTGGAAGAATCTCCCTTTTGGTGATCTTCTGTTGGGGGAATTCCCGGTTGCGGTTCAAGGTTCTATGGTTTTTAAGGCCATTTGGAAGGCCTGGGAACAGGTCAGGGACCACATTATGAATAAGAGCTGGTACCACCAAGGCTCTCTCCACGGTgagagatccatttggtggaatctTGTCATTAATGGGAAACCCCTTGCCTTAATGCAGGGCTGCTCTGCTAGATCTTGGGCTAAAAAAGGTATCAAGCAGTTTGCAGACCTGTTCGAGGGTGATCTTCTCCCGTCTTGGGACGCTATCAAATCTAAATTTGATATTCCTGACTCTCAGAGAAGAACGTACAATATGGTGAGACAAGCCTCCAGACACCTCCCCTCTGTTTGCAACGTGGACTCCCTTAGACATCTTCATTGCTTGTGGCCCGGAGGTGTGGCTATGGACTGCCTTAAAGCCAAACACATTCATTCTGTTATTAATCAGAATAAAGACATTTTCAGTCATGTGAACTCTACGTGGCATCTATCCCTTGATGACAAGATGTGGAGTAAAGTTTTTCAGCGGCTCTGGAAAAGTCCTGTTGAGCCGAAAATCAATTGTTTTAGATGGCTTGTTTTACTTGACAGACTTCCTATCAAGAGGTTTAGTACTGATTCTGATTCTCATTTTGATCTGTGCAATCTGTGTAAGGTTCCAGAAACTGGTAAACATATCCTTTTTTATTGTCTCTTTGCTAAGGAAATTTGGAATAGATTTGGCATTATTTATCCGTTCAATATGAGCATTCTTAATATCATTTCTGGTTATGTGCCTGGCTTGCATAAGGATTCGAATTTATTTTGGAATATGTTGTCTTCTAACATTCTTTGGCAGATCTGGAAATGCAGGAACGAAGAAAAGTTTCAAGGTAAGCCGAGAGTTCTTACTGAGTTTTTCAGGAAACTCACACATTTCAAAAATTTTCTGCAGGTTCATGTTACGATGATGGTGGAAAGGAAGAAGTTAAAGAGGTTCATTCAATGCGGTGCATCCTTTTATTTTCATGAGTTGAAGAATGGCCCCCTTTGGCGGAGAACCCTGGATGACCTACATGCGTTCGAGGTTGCCTGCGAGAAAATTAAAGATGAAATCAGGAAGAATGGGAACCCCAGATTAGATGAGCTTTCCTTGCTGGCTCAGGTGCAAGCTCACAAAGACTTGGTCTGGATGGATGGTCCTCTTGGCTGGGTGGCTTGGGTTGATCGCTCATTGGACATTCTATCTTAG
- the LOC131060203 gene encoding uncharacterized protein LOC131060203 produces the protein MASIFSAVGPFPSHLLPCCNKISSSVSSPCNISGRRASVGGFNSWAGSRFKVSKSVQRDIRCMCASQTKAMEKMGIQIERNPSQTRLSQLKVASWPKWGCPPSKFPWTYTAKEVCYLLEGRVKVYPDGYNDYVEIGPGDLVVFPKGMKCTWDVSEAVDKHYTFD, from the exons atggcTTCCATATTCAGTGCAGTGGGCCCTTTTCCCTCACACCTCCTTCCCTGTTGTAACAAAATCTCTTCCAGCGTTTCGTCCCCCTGTAATATAAGTGGAAGGAGAGCAAGTGTTGGTGGGTTCAACTCTTGGGCGGGTAGCAGATTTAAGGTGTCAAAAAGTGTTCAAAGGGATATAAGGTGTATGTGTGCATCCCAAACCAAGGCAATGGAGAAGATGGGTATACAGATCGAAAGGAATCCTTCTCAGACTCGCCTTTCACAGCTCAAAGTGGCATCGTGGCCCAA GTGGGGATGCCCTCCGAGTAAGTTTCCATGGACTTATACAGCCAAGGAGGTGTGTTATTTATTGGAAGGAAGAGTGAAAGTGTATCCAGATGGCTACAATGACTATGTCGAGATTGGACCTGGAGATTTGGTTGTTTTCCCCAAAGGCATGAAGTGTACGTGGGATGTTTCTGAAGCCGTTGATAAGCATTACACATTTGATTGA